In Xanthomonas sp. SI, the following are encoded in one genomic region:
- a CDS encoding AraC family transcriptional regulator — translation MWSTILLLGSLHGVLGAVLLSLAPANRSANRCLAALLLVVVALVTPYTLGYAGVYDAYPQLTYAPFFWELAIGPLVWMYVRQLAHARLPRYWYCHLLPGALQGLYYSVLFTWPLSRKWAWDAQVQQPWVQPAQDALVLLSLAIYLGLAWRQYLDYQRWLEQHSGAREELRLSWLRGFLVAASLLVLLRLGFTVTDRLLRPLSYFDEFPRYLGLVLLMYYLGLEGWRHARVAYPRRASAQSAADATAAVPEMAQPVEPVEFVEPVESDATATAGAGTEKDWAALGQRFAAQVAAQGWWREPELSLGELARRLGTNSNYLSRALNEGLGQSFSEFLNRQRIAEAQALLAGDDDVLAIALRVGFGSKASFNRVFRAYVGRTPSDYRRTQRPIA, via the coding sequence ATGTGGAGCACCATCCTGTTGCTCGGCAGCCTGCACGGCGTGCTGGGCGCGGTCTTGCTGTCGCTCGCCCCGGCCAACCGCAGCGCCAACCGCTGCCTGGCGGCCTTGCTGTTGGTGGTGGTGGCGCTGGTCACCCCGTACACGCTCGGCTACGCCGGCGTCTACGATGCCTACCCGCAGCTGACCTACGCGCCCTTCTTCTGGGAGCTGGCGATCGGCCCCTTGGTGTGGATGTACGTGCGCCAGCTGGCGCATGCGCGCCTGCCGCGCTACTGGTATTGCCATCTGCTGCCCGGGGCGCTGCAAGGCCTTTACTACAGCGTGCTGTTCACCTGGCCGCTGTCGCGCAAGTGGGCCTGGGACGCGCAGGTCCAGCAGCCCTGGGTGCAGCCGGCGCAGGACGCGCTGGTGCTGCTGTCCCTCGCCATCTATCTGGGCCTGGCCTGGCGCCAGTACCTGGACTATCAACGCTGGCTGGAACAGCACAGTGGCGCACGCGAGGAACTGCGGCTGTCCTGGCTGCGCGGTTTCCTGGTCGCCGCCTCGCTGCTGGTGCTGCTGCGGCTGGGGTTCACCGTCACCGATCGGCTGCTGCGGCCGTTGTCCTATTTCGACGAATTCCCGCGCTACCTGGGCCTGGTGCTGCTGATGTACTACCTGGGCCTGGAAGGTTGGCGGCATGCGCGCGTCGCCTATCCGCGGCGCGCATCGGCACAGAGCGCGGCCGACGCCACGGCGGCTGTGCCAGAGATGGCGCAGCCCGTGGAGCCAGTGGAGTTCGTCGAGCCGGTCGAGTCGGACGCAACCGCAACCGCCGGTGCAGGCACGGAAAAGGACTGGGCCGCGCTGGGCCAGCGCTTCGCCGCGCAGGTCGCCGCGCAAGGTTGGTGGCGCGAGCCGGAGCTGAGCCTGGGCGAACTGGCGCGGCGCCTGGGCACCAACAGCAACTACCTGTCGCGGGCGTTGAACGAAGGTCTGGGCCAGAGCTTCAGCGAGTTCCTCAACCGCCAGCGCATCGCCGAGGCGCAGGCGCTGCTGGCCGGCGACGACGATGTGCTCGCCATCGCCCTGCGCGTGGGCTTCGGCTCCAAGGCCAGCTTCAACCGCGTGTTCCGCGCTTACGTCGGCCGCACGCCCAGCGACTACCGCCGCACGCAACGTCCCATCGCGTGA